From a region of the Tachypleus tridentatus isolate NWPU-2018 chromosome 1, ASM421037v1, whole genome shotgun sequence genome:
- the LOC143223833 gene encoding choline transporter-like protein 1 — protein sequence MYGDPKQLLHPTDSDGRICGEGDLVDKPYLFSFDLTKCIKGFSSVLDGCPTQQVCVKNCPNTTFSTFNFLMLYQNEELIKEKLICRNDSLKSAQIHSSTCVFQAEQLKRALPESPQPVAVLYTCT from the exons ATGTATGGAGACCCCAAGCAACTCTTGCATCCAACAGATTCTGATGGAAGAATATGTGGAGAGGGTGATTTAGT TGACAAGCCTTACCTATTTTCCTTTGATTTGACAAAATGTATTAAAGGATTTTCTTCAGTCCTGGATGGTTGCCCAACTCAACAA GTTTGTGTCAAGAATTGTCCCAATACAACCTTCTCAACATTCAATTTCCTCATGTTATACCAGAATGAAGAATTGATTAAGGAGAAATTGATTTGTAGGAATGATAGTTTGAAAAGTGCACAG ATTCATAGTTCAACATGTGTGTTTCAAGCAGAACAGCTGAAGAGAGCTTTACCTGAAAGCCCACAGCCAGTTGCTGTGCTATACACATGTACTTAA